One Rhizobium sp. NRK18 genomic window carries:
- a CDS encoding ABC transporter ATP-binding protein produces MTEDLIPAIRFDADEKGDKPIIDVRNAGVTFKTEHGSVEAVRDISLQLYRGETVAVVGESGSGKSVTARMIMGLLTKRATVNPNASVLLDGQNILKFSSEKRRALRGGRIAMIFQEPMSSLNPIYTIGSQIAEAIRAHQKMSKSAARKRVVELLAEVQIPQPELRVDQYPHQLSGGQRQRVMIAMALANNPDVLIADEPTTALDVTVQAQILNLLRDLQKKHGMAVILITHDLTVVRKFSDYVYVMQKGELKEHNRTATLFENPRHAYTRHLLGSEPTGKAKPLEAGQPIILEGRDVRVAFTLRGGGIFKPTTHDLIAVNSLSLTLRRHETLGLVGESGSGKTTFGQALTRLIENDGGEIFFDGQPIHQRNRDEMRPLRSRMQIVFQDPFSSLNPRMTIGQIIGEGLVVNNIGTSRKERQDRVREALIASGLPDNITSRFPHEFSGGQRQRIAIARAIALEPEFVLLDEPTSALDLSVQAQIIELLRKLQDERGLSYLFISHDLKVVRALCHRVIVMQHGRIMEEGPVDEVLTNPKTEYTEKLVRAAFDIAA; encoded by the coding sequence ATGACCGAAGATCTGATCCCGGCAATACGTTTCGATGCGGACGAAAAAGGCGACAAGCCGATCATCGACGTGCGTAATGCGGGCGTTACATTCAAGACAGAACACGGCTCTGTGGAAGCCGTGCGTGACATATCTCTGCAGCTCTATCGCGGCGAGACGGTGGCCGTCGTCGGCGAATCCGGCTCCGGAAAGTCGGTGACGGCGCGGATGATCATGGGCCTGCTGACAAAGCGCGCGACGGTCAACCCGAATGCCTCCGTGCTTCTCGATGGCCAGAACATCCTGAAGTTTTCGAGCGAGAAGCGGCGCGCGCTTCGTGGCGGCCGCATTGCCATGATCTTCCAGGAACCGATGAGTTCGCTCAACCCGATTTACACGATCGGCAGCCAGATCGCCGAGGCCATCCGTGCGCATCAGAAAATGAGCAAGTCGGCCGCGCGCAAGCGGGTCGTCGAGCTGCTTGCCGAAGTGCAGATCCCGCAGCCGGAACTGCGTGTCGACCAGTACCCGCACCAGCTTTCCGGCGGCCAGCGCCAGCGCGTGATGATCGCCATGGCGCTCGCCAACAATCCGGACGTGCTGATAGCCGACGAGCCGACGACTGCGCTCGACGTGACCGTGCAGGCGCAGATCCTCAACCTCTTGCGCGACCTCCAGAAGAAGCACGGCATGGCGGTGATCCTGATCACCCACGACCTGACCGTGGTGCGGAAGTTCTCCGACTATGTCTATGTCATGCAGAAGGGCGAGCTGAAGGAGCACAACAGGACGGCGACGCTGTTTGAAAATCCGCGTCATGCCTACACCCGCCATCTGCTCGGCTCCGAGCCGACCGGCAAGGCCAAGCCGCTTGAGGCAGGCCAGCCAATCATCCTCGAAGGACGCGACGTCCGGGTCGCCTTCACGCTGAGGGGCGGCGGCATCTTCAAGCCGACGACGCATGACCTGATTGCCGTCAACAGCCTGTCGCTGACGCTTCGCCGCCACGAGACGCTCGGCCTCGTCGGTGAATCCGGCTCCGGCAAGACCACCTTCGGCCAGGCGCTGACCCGGTTGATCGAGAATGACGGCGGCGAAATCTTCTTCGACGGACAGCCGATCCATCAGCGCAACCGCGATGAGATGCGGCCGTTGCGCTCGCGCATGCAGATCGTCTTCCAGGATCCGTTCTCCTCGCTCAACCCGCGCATGACCATCGGCCAGATCATCGGCGAGGGCCTCGTGGTCAACAATATCGGTACGAGCCGAAAGGAGCGGCAGGACCGGGTGCGCGAGGCGCTGATCGCCTCGGGGCTGCCGGACAACATCACCAGCCGTTTCCCGCATGAATTCTCCGGCGGCCAGCGCCAGCGCATCGCGATCGCGCGTGCCATCGCGCTGGAGCCGGAATTCGTTCTCCTCGATGAACCAACCTCGGCACTCGACCTGTCGGTGCAGGCGCAGATCATCGAGCTTTTGAGAAAACTTCAGGACGAAAGAGGCTTGAGCTACCTCTTCATTTCCCACGACCTGAAGGTCGTCCGGGCGCTTTGCCACAGGGTCATTGTCATGCAGCATGGCAGGATCATGGAGGAAGGCCCGGTCGATGAAGTTCTGACCAATCCGAAAACCGAATACACAGAAAAACTCGTCAGGGCAGCCTTCGACATTGCTGCCTGA
- a CDS encoding ABC transporter permease, with product MIRFLILRILSAIPVLFVLSVVTFAIIQAPPGDYSDYIRSQLINLGGASFEQADAQAKAYAVEHGLDKPMAVQYVNWIKGIVTHGDFGTSLYYNKPVADVVAERLPRTLLLALTCHIFASILGISFGIMAATRQYSWVDTLLSGVAFLGMTVPRFLMALIMVYVLVFHFNVSEIGSFFSPRYGGAPWSWGKFVDLVSHIWPVVAIATFGGLAYNMRVMRGNLLDTLNAQYVETARAKGLRESAVIMRHAVPNALHPLVMYQGVVLPYMLTGEIEVAIIFALPTVGPAIVGSMYVGDVYVTATFMLVLSATLIVGNIIADMLLAALDPRVRLGGAR from the coding sequence ATGATCCGATTTCTTATCCTCCGCATCCTGTCGGCGATACCGGTCCTCTTTGTCCTGAGCGTCGTGACGTTTGCGATCATTCAGGCCCCACCCGGCGACTACAGCGACTACATCCGCTCGCAGCTGATCAATCTCGGCGGTGCTTCCTTCGAGCAGGCGGACGCACAGGCCAAGGCCTATGCCGTCGAGCACGGCCTCGACAAGCCGATGGCGGTGCAGTACGTCAACTGGATCAAGGGCATCGTCACCCATGGCGATTTCGGTACCAGCCTCTACTACAACAAGCCGGTGGCGGACGTCGTCGCCGAGCGCCTGCCGCGCACGTTGCTGCTGGCGCTGACCTGCCACATCTTCGCATCCATCCTCGGCATCAGTTTCGGCATCATGGCCGCCACGCGCCAGTACAGCTGGGTCGACACGCTTTTGTCCGGCGTCGCCTTCCTCGGTATGACCGTGCCGCGCTTCCTGATGGCGCTGATCATGGTCTATGTCCTGGTCTTCCATTTCAATGTCAGCGAGATCGGCAGCTTCTTCTCGCCCCGCTACGGCGGCGCGCCATGGTCATGGGGAAAATTCGTCGATCTCGTCAGCCACATCTGGCCGGTGGTCGCGATCGCCACCTTTGGCGGCCTCGCCTACAACATGCGCGTCATGCGCGGCAATCTGCTCGACACGCTGAATGCGCAATATGTCGAGACGGCGCGCGCCAAGGGCCTTCGGGAAAGCGCGGTCATCATGCGCCACGCGGTTCCCAATGCCCTGCATCCGCTGGTCATGTATCAGGGCGTCGTTCTGCCCTACATGCTGACCGGCGAAATCGAGGTCGCGATCATCTTCGCCCTGCCGACCGTCGGACCGGCCATCGTCGGTTCCATGTATGTCGGCGACGTCTATGTCACGGCGACCTTCATGCTCGTTCTGTCGGCAACTCTGATCGTCGGCAACATCATCGCCGACATGTTGCTCGCCGCCCTTGATCCGCGCGTCAGACTGGGAGGCGCACGCTGA
- a CDS encoding ABC transporter permease → MLTPAESTLDNDVPEEAGRSESYAALVWRRLRHSLTGMLGLILVALLLFMAVFAGFLSPVDPKLTDSAYMPPESIAIHDKDGNLVSPRVYPIVDGDELDPVTFQPISGPDYDNPRMLGFFVSGFEYQLLGIIPMKTHLFGSVGGKPIHILGTDKFGRDVLSRAMYGSRISLMIALTVVFVVTVVGTTIGMISGYFGGAVDAWIQRFVELVLAFPQLPLYLALTSLIPVTAPTNVFLAFVIIVMSALGWAQMSREVRGKTLALARIEYVKAAMAIGATDRRIIFQHIFPNVMSHVIVAVTLAIPTVVLLESFLGFLGFAVKPPLISWGLMLQDTANYSVIGSYPWILTPVGFVLVTVFAFNALGDGLRDAIDPY, encoded by the coding sequence ATGCTCACACCCGCCGAATCCACCCTCGACAACGACGTGCCTGAGGAAGCCGGCCGCAGCGAGAGCTACGCCGCGCTCGTCTGGCGCCGTTTGCGCCATTCGCTGACCGGCATGCTCGGCCTCATCCTCGTGGCGCTGCTTCTGTTCATGGCCGTCTTTGCCGGCTTCCTGTCTCCCGTCGATCCGAAGCTGACCGACAGCGCCTACATGCCGCCGGAATCGATTGCGATCCACGACAAGGACGGCAATCTCGTCTCCCCGCGCGTCTATCCGATCGTCGATGGTGACGAGCTGGACCCGGTCACCTTCCAGCCGATCAGCGGCCCCGATTACGACAATCCGCGCATGCTCGGCTTCTTCGTTTCGGGCTTCGAATACCAGCTGCTCGGCATCATTCCGATGAAGACCCATCTCTTCGGCTCGGTCGGCGGCAAGCCTATCCATATTCTCGGCACCGACAAGTTCGGCCGCGACGTGCTGTCGCGCGCCATGTACGGCTCGCGCATCTCGCTGATGATCGCGCTGACGGTGGTTTTCGTGGTCACGGTCGTCGGCACGACGATCGGCATGATTTCCGGCTATTTCGGCGGCGCCGTCGATGCCTGGATTCAGCGCTTCGTCGAACTGGTTCTCGCCTTCCCGCAGCTGCCGCTTTACCTGGCGCTCACCTCGCTCATTCCGGTCACCGCGCCGACCAACGTGTTCCTCGCCTTCGTCATCATCGTCATGTCGGCGCTCGGCTGGGCGCAGATGTCGCGCGAGGTGCGCGGCAAGACGCTGGCGCTCGCCCGCATCGAATATGTGAAGGCGGCGATGGCGATCGGCGCGACCGACAGACGGATCATCTTCCAGCACATCTTCCCGAATGTCATGAGCCATGTGATCGTTGCCGTGACGCTCGCCATCCCGACGGTCGTGCTGCTGGAATCCTTCCTCGGTTTCCTCGGCTTTGCCGTGAAACCACCGCTCATTTCCTGGGGCCTCATGCTGCAGGATACCGCCAACTATTCGGTCATCGGCTCCTACCCATGGATCCTGACACCGGTCGGCTTCGTGCTCGTCACCGTCTTTGCGTTCAACGCGCTTGGCGATGGTCTGCGCGACGCGATCGATCCCTATTGA